The following proteins are co-located in the Anas platyrhynchos isolate ZD024472 breed Pekin duck chromosome 1, IASCAAS_PekinDuck_T2T, whole genome shotgun sequence genome:
- the TCF20 gene encoding transcription factor 20 isoform X2 → MQSFREQSSYHGNQQSYPQDVHGSSRLEEFSPRQQAQMFQSFGGGAGSGRRGAAGASTAMPGESSGHQSYQGFRKEAGEFYYMAANKDPVASGGQQPPQRRPSGPVQSYGPPQGSSFGSQYGGEGHVGQFQTQHSTLGGVSHYQQDYTGPFSPGSAQYQQQASSQQQQVQQLRQQIYQSHQPLPQASSQSASSTSHLQPMQRPSTLPSSASGYQLRVGQFSQHYQPPSSSSSSSFPSPQRFGQSGQNYDGSYSVNSGSQYEGHAVGSNAQAYGSQSNYSFQTQPMKGFEQSKLPQGGQQGQQQQHPPQHVMQYSNAASKLSLQSQVGQYSQTEVPVRSPMQFHQNFSPISNPSPAASVVQSPSCSSTPSPLMPGGENLQCGQGNMSMGSRNRILQMMPQLSPTPSMMPSPNAHAGGFKGFGLEGLQEKRLTDPGLSSLSALSSQVANLPNTVQHMLLSDALAPQKKSSKRSSSSKKADSCTNSEGSSQAEEQLKSPLAESLDGGCSSSSEDHGERVRQLSGQSTSSDTTYKGGNLERSNSSPAQGSQNEPSKLSSSPAAREDVASPDGKEAVVAVENAPKVNEKAVGVIVSREAMAGRVEKSGGQEKPAQDDAPTATQAPASASGGTKESGHAGPQPEAQGGSKGSKSGDNTNHNGEGNSQPGHAAVGSNFPARTEPSKSPGSLRYSYKDNIAAGIQRNIGGFPQYPSGQEKGDFPGHSERKGRNEKFPSLLQEVLQGYHHHPDRRYSRNAQEHSGMAGSLEGAMRPNILISQTNELANRGLLNKSMGSLLEGPHWGPWDRKSSSAAPDMKQINLADYPLGRKFEVESQSSAHEGGALSERRSVICDISPLRQLVRDPGPHPMGHMGPEARSGRSERLAPSLSQSVILPGGLVSMETKMKAHSGQIKEEDFEQSKSSASLNNKKTGDHCHPAGIKHEAFRGNASPGAAVSDSAADYIPQQEGRATQMRRAPGRTGSSRGKSPSQYHDLADKLKMSPGRSRGPGADLHHMNPHMTLSERVNRASLHSAYPQNSEGSSLAAAYHANARPHAFGDPNQGLNSQYHYKRQIYQQQQEEYKDWASSAAQGVIAAAQHRQEGARKSPRQQQFLDRVRSPLKNDKDGMMYLQGSSYHDAGSQEPGRCVMGSDSTQSKCADLKHGNQKLQHESGWDLSRQTSPAKSSGPLGAANQKRFCPQDSDGHRREESSDLPKPSNAMLRLPGQEDQSPQNPLIMRRRVRSFISPIPTKRQPQDMKNSGSEDRGRMMTSSKEGADKTYNSYAHSSQSQDVGKPVGKGESFKDLPSPDSRNCPAVSLTSPAKTKILPPRKGRGLKLEAIVQKITSPNIRRSVSTNSAESGADAVTLDDILSLKSGPEGGSVAGHGPEAEKRKGEMLSDQVGSASQDTASEIALPRSSEEWQGNEDEKTKKETPETASGSKEGAGSGAAAPPSQKSGGQGRSDGSVSGAGALAFPDSKTIPPSGAFASEPNPKAEEKDGDVTNISPKPDGFPPKGYFPSGKKKGRPIGSVNKQKKQQQQQQQQQQQQQQQQLPPPPPPPPVPPQPAEGAGGGEPKPKRQRRERRKPAAQPRKRKPRRAAPIVEPQEPEIKLKYATQSVDKTDSKNKSFFPYIHVVNKCELGAVCTIINAEEEEQNKLVRGRKGQRSSTPPPSNVESKVLPTSTFMLQGPVVTESSVLGHLVCCLCGKWASYRNMGDLFGPFYPQDYAATLPKNPPPKRATEMQSKVKVRHKSASNGSKTDTEEEEEQQQQKEQRSLAAHPRFKRRHRSEDCGGASRSLSRGASCKKATTEGGSGGEKTPLDSKPSMPTSEGGTELELQIPELPLDSNEFWVHEGCILWANGIYLVCGRLYGLQEAVEIAREMKCSHCQEPGATLGCYNKGCSFRYHYPCAIDADCLLNEENFSVRCPKHKNKMVKGSLSTEQSERG, encoded by the coding sequence ATGCAGTCCTTTCGGGAGCAAAGTAGTTACCACGGAAACCAGCAGAGCTACCCGCAGGACGTGCACGGTTCCTCCCGACTGGAAGAGTTCAGCCCCCGCCAGCAGGCCCAGATGTTCCAGAGCTTCGGAGGAGGCGCCGGCAGTGGACGTcgtggagcagcaggagcctcGACAGCGATGCCTGGTGAGAGCTCCGGCCACCAGAGCTACCAAGGTTTCAGAAAAGAAGCAGGAGAGTTTTACTACATGGCTGCCAACAAAGATCCGGTGGCGTCAGGAGGGCAGCAGCCGCCCCAGCGCAGGCCTTCTGGGCCGGTGCAGAGCTACGGGCccccccaggggagcagctTTGGGAGTCAGTACGGGGGCGAGGGACACGTGGGCCAGTTCCAAACACAGCATTCGACCCTGGGGGGCGTATCCCACTATCAGCAGGACTACACGGGTCCTTTCTCTCCGGGCAGCGCCCAGTATCAGCAGCAGGCTTCtagtcagcagcagcaggtgcagcAGCTGAGGCAGCAGATCTACCAGTCTCATCAGCCCTTGCCCCAGGCCTCCAGCCAGTCTGCCTCTAGCACCTCGCACTTGCAGCCGATGCAGCGTCCGTCTACCCTGCCTTCCTCTGCTTCTGGCTACCAGTTACGGGTGGGTCAGTTCAGCCAACACTACCAGCCGCcttcgtcctcctcctcctcctctttcccctccccGCAGCGTTTCGGCCAGTCGGGACAGAATTACGATGGGAGCTACAGCGTGAACTCTGGGTCGCAGTACGAGGGCCACGCCGTGGGCTCCAACGCGCAGGCGTACGGGAGCCAGTCCAACTACAGCTTTCAGACTCAACCCATGAAAGGCTTCGAGCAGTCTAAGCTGCcccagggtgggcagcaggggcagcagcagcagcacccgcCTCAGCACGTAATGCAGTACTCAAACGCTGCCTCCAAGCTCTCTCTCCAAAGCCAGGTGGGGCAGTACAGCCAAACTGAAGTTCCTGTAAGGTCACCGATGCAGTTCCACCAGAACTTCAGTCCGATCTCGAACCCATCTCCTGCTGCGTCTGTGGTTCAGTCCCCGAGCTGCAGCTCCACCCCTTCTCCTCTCATGCCGGGTGGAGAAAATCTCCAGTGCGGGCAAGGCAACATGTCCATGGGCTCCAGAAACCGAATCCTGCAGATGATGCCTCAGCTGAGTCCTACACCATCCATGATGCCGAGCCCCAACGCTCACGCAGGGGGATTCAAggggtttgggctggaaggactgcaggaaaaaaggctCACAGATCCCGGGCTGAGCAGCCTGAGCGCTCTGAGTTCTCAAGTGGCCAACCTGCCCAACACAGTCCAGCACATGTTGCTTTCGGATGCCTTGGCGCCTCAGAAAAAAAGTTCCAAAAGGTCATCCTCTTCAAAGAAGGCCGATAGCTGCACAAACTCGGAGGGCTCCTCCcaggcagaggagcagctcAAGTCCCCCCTGGCAGAGTCCCTTGACGGGGGCTGTTCCAGCAGTTCCGAGGACCACGGGGAAAGGGTGAGACAGCTGAGTGGGCAGAGCACGAGCTCAGACACCACCTACAAAGGGGGGAACCTAGAGAGATCCAACTCCTCACCAGCACAAGGCTCTCAGAACGAGCCATCAAaactcagcagcagccctgcagctagGGAAGATGTGGCCTCCCCTGATGGGAAGGAAGCCGTAGTGGCAGTGGAAAACGCCCCCAAAGTGAACGAAAAGGCAGTTGGAGTGATTGTCTCCCGGGAAGCCATGGCAGGGAGAGTAGAAAAGTCAGGTGGGCAAGAGAAACCTGCGCAAGATGATGCTCCTACAGCCACGCAGGCTCCAGCTAGCGCTAGTGGTGGTACAAAAGAGTCAGGGCACGCAGGGCCACAGCCAGAAGCTCAAGGAGGAAGCAAAGGGAGCAAAAGTGGAGATAACACTAACCACAATGGAGAGGGGAACAGCCAGCCTGGCCACGCAGCTGTCGGGTCAAACTTTCCTGCCAGAACAGAACCTTCCAAATCTCCTGGCAGTTTGAGGTACAGTTACAAGGATAACATAGCGGCAGGTATACAGAGGAATATCGGTGGCTTTCCGCAGTATCCTTCTGGCCAAGAAAAGGGGGATTTTCCCGGGCACAGTGAGCGCAAGGGCCGGAATGAGAAGTttcccagcctcctccaggaGGTCCTACAGGGTTACCACCATCATCCGGACAGGAGGTATTCTAGGAACGCACAAGAACATTCGGGGATGGCCGGGAGTTTGGAGGGAGCCATGAGGCCCAATATCTTAATTAGTCAAACCAATGAATTGGCCAACAGAGGCCTCTTAAACAAGAGCATGGGGTCTCTCCTGGAAGGCCCTCACTGGGGTCCCTGGGATAGGAAGTCCAGCAGCGCAGCTCCTGACATGAAACAGATCAATCTAGCCGATTACCCTCTTGGTAGGAAGTTTGAGGTGGAGTCTCAGTCCTCTGCCCATGAAGGGGGAGCGCTCTCGGAGCGGAGATCAGTGATCTGTGACATATCTCCATTAAGGCAGCTTGTCAGGGATCCTGGTCCTCACCCCATGGGGCACATGGGTCCCGAGGCCAGAAGTGGAAGGAGCGAACGTCTTGCCCCCAGCCTAAGCCAGTCAGTAATACTCCCCGGTGGCTTAGTATCcatggaaacaaaaatgaaagctcACAGTGGgcaaataaaagaagaagaTTTTGAACAGTCAAAGAGCTCAGCTAGtcttaataataaaaagacagGAGACCATTGTCATCCTGCTGGCATCAAGCACGAGGCTTTCCGAGGCAATGCTAGCCCTGGAGCTGCGGTGTCCGACTCTGCTGCAGACTACATTCctcagcaggagggcagggcgACGCAGATGAGGCGGGCACCTGGCAGgactgggagcagcagggggaaGTCACCTTCTCAATACCACGATCTTGCTGATAAGCTGAAAATGTCACCGGGCAGAAGCAGGGGCCCGGGAGCGGATCTGCACCACATGAACCCCCACATGACGCtgtctgaaagagtgaacaggGCTTCCTTGCACTCTGCTTACCCTCAGAATTCAGAAGGCTCGTCTCTGGCCGCAGCGTATCACGCAAATGCCAGGCCTCACGCTTTCGGTGACCCGAACCAGGGCTTAAATTCCCAGTATCATTACAAGAGACAGATATACCAGCAACAGCAAGAAGAATACAAAGATTGGGCGAGCAGCGCTGCTCAGGGTGTGATTGCTGCggctcagcacaggcaggagggAGCGAGGAAGAGCCCCAGACAACAGCAGTTTCTGGACAGAGTGAGGAGTCCCTTGAAAAACGACAAGGACGGAATGATGTACCTTCAGGGCAGCTCTTACCACGATGCTGGAAGCCAGGAGCCCGGGCGCTGCGTGATGGGGAGTGACAGTACTCAGAGCAAGTGCGCTGACCTGAAGCACGGTAACCAGAAGCTGCAACATGAGTCTGGGTGGGACCTCTCTCGGCAAACTTCTCCTGCCAAAAGCAGCGGCCCTCTCGGAGCAGCCAACCAAAAAAGGTTTTGCCCTCAAGACAGCGATGGGCATAGGCGAGAGGAATCTTCAGATTTGCCCAAGCCTAGTAACGCCATGCTCAGGCTCCCCGGCCAGGAAGACCAGTCTCCTCAAAACCCCTTAATTATGAGGAGGAGAGTCCGTTCTTTCATCTCGCCTATCCCTACCAAAAGACAGCCACAGGATATGAAGAACAGTGGCAGTGAAGACAGAGGGCGGATGATGACTTCGTCCAAAGAAGGAGCTGATAAAACCTACAATTCCTACGCCCACTCATCTCAAAGCCAAGATGTTGGCAAGCCAGTTGGAAAGGGAGAGTCCTTCAAGGACCTGCCGAGCCCTGATAGCAGGAATTGCCCTGCTGTTTCCCTCACAAGCCCGGCGAAGACCAAAATACTGCCCCCACGAAAGGGGCGAGGATTAAAACTGGAAGCTATTGTTCAGAAAATCACATCTCCCAACATTAGGAGAAGCGTTTCCACCAACAGCGCTGAAAGCGGGGCAGACGCCGTCACTCTGGACGACATCCTGTCCCTGAAGAGCGGGCCCGAAGGGGGGAGCGTGGCAGGACACGGGCCAGAGGCcgagaagagaaaaggagagatgCTCTCAGATCAAGTGGGCTCAGCGAGCCAGGATACCGCGAGCGAAATAGCTCTCCCACGGTCCTCAGAAGAGTGGCAAGGCAACGAGGATGAGAAAACCAAGAAGGAGACCCCCGAAACTGCCAGTGGTAGTAAAGAGGGAGCAGGGTCCGGGGCGGCAGCGCCACCGTCTCAGAAGTCAGGCGGTCAGGGAAGGTCGGATGGATCTGTGAGCGGAGCTGGGGCTCTGGCCTTCCCGGACTCGAAAACAATTCCCCCTTCCGGCGCGTTTGCTTCTGAACCAAACCCAAAGGCTGAGGAAAAAGACGGAGACGTGACAAACATTTCGCCCAAGCCAGACGGCTTCCCTCCAAAGGGATATTTCCCCTCcggaaagaaaaaggggaggCCGATCGGGAGCGTGAACaagcagaagaagcagcagcaacagcagcagcagcaacaacagcaacagcagcagcaacagctgccgccgcccccgccgcccccccctgtgcccccgCAGCCCGCAGAAGGGGCCGGTGGTGGCGAGCCAAAGCCCAAGAGGCAGAGGAGGGAGAGGCGAAAACCCGCAGCGCAGCCGCGCAAGCGGAAGCCCAGGCGGGCTGCTCCCATCGTGGAGCCTCAAGAACCAGAGATCAAGCTTAAATACGCCACGCAGTCTGTAGATAAAACCGACTCCAAGAATAAGTCCTTTTTCCCTTACATCCACGTGGTGAACAAGTGTGAGTTAGGCGCTGTGTGCACAATCATTAACgcggaggaagaggagcagaacAAACTGGTGAGAGGCCGGAAAGGACAGAGGTCTTCGACGCCCCCTCCCAGCAACGTGGAGAGCAAAGTGCTGCCCACCTCCACGTTCATGCTGCAGGGCCCTGTAGTGACAGAGTCTTCTGTCCTGGGGCACCTGGTCTGCTGCCTGTGTGGCAAATGGGCCAGCTACCGTAACATGGGCGACCTCTTCGGTCCTTTCTACCCCCAGGATTACGCGGCCACCTTGCCCAAGAACCCGCCTCCAAAGAGGGCCACAGAAATGCAGAGCAAGGTCAAGGTACGGCACAAAAGTGCTTCTAATGGTTCCAAGACAGacacggaggaggaggaggaacagcaacaacagaaggaacaaagaagcCTCGCTGCTCATCCCCGCTTTAAGAGGCGGCACCGCTCTGAGGACTGTGGCGGAGCCTCTCGGTCACTTTCAAGGGGAGCTTCTTGTAAAAAAGCAACCACTGAGGGTGGCAGTGGTGGTGAAAAGACTCCTTTGGACTCAAAACCCTCTATGCCCACTTCAGAAGGTGGCACTGAGCTGGAGTTACAAATTCCTGAACTACCTCTTGACAGCAATGAATTTTGGGTCCATGAGGGTTGTATTCTCTGGGCCAATGGGATCTACCTGGTCTGTGGCAGGCTCTATGGGCTGCAGGAAGCTGTGGAGATTGCGAGAGAGATG